A single region of the Capra hircus breed San Clemente chromosome X unlocalized genomic scaffold, ASM170441v1, whole genome shotgun sequence genome encodes:
- the TCEANC gene encoding transcription elongation factor A N-terminal and central domain-containing protein isoform X2 encodes MESPFFLAALTMSDKNQIAARVSLTEQLMSQRNFEDLGNHLTVLETLHVTPEHLQETGVVRAVYRVLKNCPTAALKQKAKRLLSEWKALYKDTLCKPEDSPKQFPLGGSREENRGLPPDPNQEEEVRGGFRHNSLFTSQDVAGAVETIVPEDSCGGADPKAVPLSAQDPQSTNLAASGQPDPIMSVRARCTELLYEALTASSPGQPRAHLWPNLAQEIEAHVFALHPKNLQKYKTCIRSKVANLRNPRNSHLQQNLLSGAMSPREFADMTAMEMASQELKQLRASYTKSALREHYLPQVVEGTPTRKIKCERCEKFNCRVTVIPRGTLFLPSWVRNPGRDEEMMTYVICNECGEQWYHSKWVCL; translated from the coding sequence ATGGAAAGCCCTTTTTTCTTGGCAGCTCTAACCATGTCTGACAAGAACCAGATAGCGGCCAGAGTTTCCCTTACTGAGCAGCTGATGTCTCAAAGGAATTTTGAGGATCTTGGCAATCACCTCACTGTGCTGGAAACTCTGCATGTGACTCCAGAGCACCTTCAGGAGACAGGGGTGGTCAGGGCGGTGTACAGAGTCCTCAAAAACTGCCCCACGGCGGCTCTGAAGCAGAAAGCCAAGCGTCTGCTATCAGAATGGAAAGCGCTGTATAAGGATACTCTCTGCAAGCCAGAGGACAGCCCTAAACAATTTCCTCTGGGTGGAAGTCGAGAAGAAAATCGAGGACTTCCTCCTGACCCAAATCAGGAGGAGGAGGTACGGGGTGGCTTCAGGCATAATTCTCTGTTCACATCCCAAGATGTGGCGGGAGCTGTTGAAACAATCGTGCCGGAAGATAGCTGTGGTGGAGCAGATCCTAAGGCAGTGCCTCTGAGCGCCCAGGACCCTCAATCCACCAACCTGGCAGCGAGTGGGCAGCCAGACCCCATAATGTCCGTGAGAGCCAGATGCACAGAGCTGCTGTACGAAGCTCTAACTGCCTCCTCCCCAGGCCAGCCAAGAGCCCACCTGTGGCCCAACTTGGCACAAGAAATCGAAGCACACGTTTTTGCCCTTCACCCCAAGAACCTCCAAAAATACAAAACATGCATCCGCAGCAAAGTGGCCAATCTAAGGAACCCCCGCAATTCTCACTTACAGCAGAACTTGCTCTCTGGGGCCATGTCTCCAAGGGAATTTGCTGACATGACCGCCATGGAGATGGCCAGCCAGGAACTGAAGCAGTTGAGGGCCTCCTACACGAAATCTGCCTTACGGGAACATTACCTGCCCCAAGTGGTGGAGGGCACGCCGACGAGGAAAATAAAATGCGAGCGCTGTGAGAAATTCAACTGCCGGGTCACTGTGATCCCCAGAGGGACACTCTTCCTTCCAAGTTGGGTGCGGAATCCAGGCCGAGATGAAGAAATGATGACCTATGTCATCTGCAATGAATGTGGGGAGCAGTGGTATCATAGCAAGTGGGTGTGCTTGTGa
- the TCEANC gene encoding transcription elongation factor A N-terminal and central domain-containing protein isoform X1 — MDLEIIILSNWQRAQCIYDGAAPGKYKLENMESPFFLAALTMSDKNQIAARVSLTEQLMSQRNFEDLGNHLTVLETLHVTPEHLQETGVVRAVYRVLKNCPTAALKQKAKRLLSEWKALYKDTLCKPEDSPKQFPLGGSREENRGLPPDPNQEEEVRGGFRHNSLFTSQDVAGAVETIVPEDSCGGADPKAVPLSAQDPQSTNLAASGQPDPIMSVRARCTELLYEALTASSPGQPRAHLWPNLAQEIEAHVFALHPKNLQKYKTCIRSKVANLRNPRNSHLQQNLLSGAMSPREFADMTAMEMASQELKQLRASYTKSALREHYLPQVVEGTPTRKIKCERCEKFNCRVTVIPRGTLFLPSWVRNPGRDEEMMTYVICNECGEQWYHSKWVCL, encoded by the exons atggacctagagattatcatactaa GTAACTGGCAGAGAGCACAGTGCATTTATGACGGAGCTGCGCCCGGCAAATACAAGCTTGAGAACATGGAAAGCCCTTTTTTCTTGGCAGCTCTAACCATGTCTGACAAGAACCAGATAGCGGCCAGAGTTTCCCTTACTGAGCAGCTGATGTCTCAAAGGAATTTTGAGGATCTTGGCAATCACCTCACTGTGCTGGAAACTCTGCATGTGACTCCAGAGCACCTTCAGGAGACAGGGGTGGTCAGGGCGGTGTACAGAGTCCTCAAAAACTGCCCCACGGCGGCTCTGAAGCAGAAAGCCAAGCGTCTGCTATCAGAATGGAAAGCGCTGTATAAGGATACTCTCTGCAAGCCAGAGGACAGCCCTAAACAATTTCCTCTGGGTGGAAGTCGAGAAGAAAATCGAGGACTTCCTCCTGACCCAAATCAGGAGGAGGAGGTACGGGGTGGCTTCAGGCATAATTCTCTGTTCACATCCCAAGATGTGGCGGGAGCTGTTGAAACAATCGTGCCGGAAGATAGCTGTGGTGGAGCAGATCCTAAGGCAGTGCCTCTGAGCGCCCAGGACCCTCAATCCACCAACCTGGCAGCGAGTGGGCAGCCAGACCCCATAATGTCCGTGAGAGCCAGATGCACAGAGCTGCTGTACGAAGCTCTAACTGCCTCCTCCCCAGGCCAGCCAAGAGCCCACCTGTGGCCCAACTTGGCACAAGAAATCGAAGCACACGTTTTTGCCCTTCACCCCAAGAACCTCCAAAAATACAAAACATGCATCCGCAGCAAAGTGGCCAATCTAAGGAACCCCCGCAATTCTCACTTACAGCAGAACTTGCTCTCTGGGGCCATGTCTCCAAGGGAATTTGCTGACATGACCGCCATGGAGATGGCCAGCCAGGAACTGAAGCAGTTGAGGGCCTCCTACACGAAATCTGCCTTACGGGAACATTACCTGCCCCAAGTGGTGGAGGGCACGCCGACGAGGAAAATAAAATGCGAGCGCTGTGAGAAATTCAACTGCCGGGTCACTGTGATCCCCAGAGGGACACTCTTCCTTCCAAGTTGGGTGCGGAATCCAGGCCGAGATGAAGAAATGATGACCTATGTCATCTGCAATGAATGTGGGGAGCAGTGGTATCATAGCAAGTGGGTGTGCTTGTGa